The Oncorhynchus mykiss isolate Arlee chromosome 5, USDA_OmykA_1.1, whole genome shotgun sequence DNA window gtctgaatttgggtgaaggagaagcggggggcgtttgacagtaatgaggggtggtcgtttgatcgTAGaaccattacggacgcaggcaatgaggcagtggttGCTGAGAGCcttgttgaagacagcagaggtgtatttagagggcaagttggtcaggatgatatctaagagggtgcctatggttacggatttagggttgtacctggtaggttccttgataatttgtgtgagaatgagggcttagattgtaggacggccagggtgttaagcatatcccagtttaggtcacctaacagtacgaactctgaagatagatggggggcaatcaattcacctatggtgtccagggcacagcttggGGCTGAGTGGGGTCCATAACaagcagcaacggtgagagacttgtttctagaaaggtggatttaaaagtagaagttatATTTTTtggggcacagacctggatagtatgacagaactctgcaggctatctctgcagtaaattgcaactcctccccctttggcagttctatcttgaaggaaaatgttgtagttggggatggaaacctttattggtggagtgtgctaaagcagtgaataaaacaaacttagggaggaggcttctaatgttaacatgcatgaaaccaacgcttttacagttacagaagtcaacaaatgagagtgcctggggaatgggagtggtgctgggggctgcagggcccgggttaacctctacatcaccagaggaacagagtaggagtaggataagggtacagctaaaggctataagaactggtcgtctagtgcgttcggaacagagagtaaaaggagcagatttctgggtgtggaagaatagattcaaggaataatgtacagacaagggtatggtaggatgtgagtacagtggaggtaaacctaggcattgagtgacgatgagagaggttttgtctctagaggcatcagttaagccaggtgacgtcaccgcatgtgtggggggggtAGAACAAAATGGCTATCTAAGGCATATTTGGCAGGGCTGGGGGCTCTACAgggaaataagacaataatcactaaccaaaacagcaatagacaaggcatactgacattagggagaggcatgtgtagccaagtgatcatagggtccaaagaGTAGCAATAGGCGAGTCAGGGAGCCGTTTAGTAGTCGCTACTatgctaggcgagctggagacacagcgattcagacagctagcgggccggagACGTCGCAAtggaagagcctgttgaaaccatctcggacgattacgtcggcagaccagtcgtgatggatatAGGGATGACCAAATTGCCCTGGAACAATTGAATGGGGAACTAAAAGAATTGCGTAAATTGGCTCTGAAAAACAGAGAGGCTCTTGACTATCTTTTGGCAGGTCAAGGGGGCACTCGTCCAATCATTTGCGATGAATGCTGTACTTTTGTCCCAGATCACTCTTCTAATATGACTGACCTCACCGAATACATTGCCACTGTAGCTAAGAATAATTCCCCACAACCAGAATGGTAGCTTGCAACTTGGTTGGAATCCCTGTTCAGGAGTTGAGGATCCCAAATTGCTAAAAAGTTTGCATAATTGTGTTATTaacatggtgtgtatgtgtgtgtattttttatAAATTCAATCCTGTTAATAAAAATATAACCGTTATTATGATGATAGTATGACCATACTAATTAGATTGCATAACCCTGAATGAAGGGTTAGAAAGTGTCTCTCATTACATGTTTAACAATTATTATCATAGAAGTGATAAAAGTAGGGAATGTGGAGGAAAAATGTATAGACTGGGGGGGACAGCCTTGAATTGTACATCTTGTCTCACTCAATCATTGGTTCCTATAGGTGCTGGGTAGAGATAAGAGGGGGAGACAGTCATGACCCCCTCCTCAGACCTTTTGGCAGAACGCCCAGCTCGCTGACAATAAAGAGTGATTCATTTAatattgactttgagtgtccctgtgttgAATTTCCACGACAACTAATAGACAAGGAGagtcacacaaatgtaaaatacaacgctatacaaacaatacaacaacaaaatgaCACCAACAATACAACTATAAAATAATGTGCGCGTTcgagtgtatctgtgtgtgtgtatgccctcACAGTCCCTATTGTTCCATGAGAAGTTGCTGAATCCATTTTGTAAAGGTCAGAAAGTTGACAGATTATTGTGCCCATTATTGATTCCAGTCACAGTGTGAGCCATAGTACACCTCAAACGTGTACAGTATCTTGTACAACCAATGATTTCAATGTCATTGTAGTAAGTACACACGCTAACAATAATGTTGAGTATCCATTTCAATGTAGTGTAACATTTTCCAATGATACTGATCTGCAATACATCTATCTTAACACCACCATACAGTAACATTTTAATGATGGCACTCACAGCGGAGTTTTTCCCTCCtgataatctctctctgttcctctgtcatgTCCAGTGCTGGAGGTCTGAAGTGGGACATGACCACCAGGAACTCCTCAAAGCTGATCTCCTGGACAGTCCCCTCACCATTCTGATGGAAGTTTCTATAGAGGCATACGAGCAAGGAACATAAATATCTTCAttgtgtaaacatatattttctgTAATGTTCATTAGAAAGTAACCATGTGTCATTCTAGAAACAACCCACAGGCACTACATCCTAGGCACGTCACATAAATGTGAAAGAAATGGATACCATATACAATATGGTAATAGCTCCAACTTGTATATTGATATCTTAGGTTGTATGACTGCCATATAGATTATATATATTCCATCCTTTCCGATCTACACAAATGCTAGTGGATAGGGGtagctaggggttgtttctggaccaGGCTCACATTTGACTAATCCTGTGAGGAACCACCAAACTTACTGTATAATGAAAATCATACTATGTAGGTTAAAGCTGGGGGCATATTGAGAGCAGTTAACCTTAAGTCTTGTTCTTGATGAGGTACTTAACATAAACATGATAAACACCAACCTTTTGTCAAAGAAGGCCTCTATAATTTGGGTTCGGATCGGGTTGCATGACAGGTCTGGAATTGTGTTGAGGTCATCACGTCTACAAGTGAAAAGACAAGAAGATAATTAGGTTTGCAGCAGGAAGCGGGTCAATTATAACACCCGCTAAACAAAAGGCAAAACAAAACCTGTTAGGCTGGTTTATGCTAAAGAGATGGGAAGAACCACTTAATCAGAAATGCATTATGCCAGGATTACACCCATGTGTGTCTAAAAACCCAAAAGTAACAACAGCACAAGTTAAAAAATAAAGTGTGTTAGGATGTGTATGTATGCCAAAAATGAGAGTCCTACCTCAGCGTGTCTTCATTGTGGCTCAACTGCTTGAATCTTTTATGCAGGATTCCAATCTGCTCGAAGGAAACTGAGGAACAAAAAAAGGGACTGTCGTGAGTCCAAGACAGAGAGGTACATCCTGCCAACCTACCACAGCAGGTTAGAGGCCTAGATGGATGGAGCGGAAATTATGTGCATCTTCAAGAGGCATCTCCAATTAGCAAAATGCCAGGCAGCACATCAGTTACCACTGAATGGGCAGGAAACCATGACAAACTGCACAGTAATGCTGTTAATGGAACACAATTGTTTTATAATCTTTGCAATTACAATTTATGTTTGTGTCCTGTTCTGATCTCTAATGTATCATTCAGGCTGCCTGATTTGACATCCTCAGGCCTAACACATTATACACACGGTGTAAGCAGAGTCCAGTGCTGAATGTCTATTCAGCTTCTATTTTCAGTTGATGCCATCTTTCCTCATGTGAAAAGTATATATTCAGATGTAAAAACTATTTCACTTTGCATTCTCCCATTGTCATTGTAACGATCGTCGTTAGAATGAGACCAAAGCGCTGCGTGGAAATTGTTCATATTTAATGTTcacaaaaaaacactcaaacaaaatgacAAAACGGAGAAAATGAAcacgcacagttctgtcagggaaAACAacctaaacagaaaacaatcacccacaaaacacaggtgggaaaagactacctaagtatgattctcaatcagagacaacgagcgacacctgcctctgattgagaaccataccaggccaaacacataaacacaacatagaaaaaagaacagactacccaccccaactcacgccctgacccaactaaaacaaagacataacaaaggaactaaggtcagaacgtgacagtcatTGTCTATGTGAGTGCATAGAGTATAGAGAAATACATTGTTATTAAATGTGTATTTCTAATGTAACTTAAATAAACTATATATTACATGTAgtctgagagaaaaaaaactgttCTGGCTGAACAGTAGGGATAAGCTCAAAGTATTTAAATTAATTCAAACAAGGACTGATGTCGAACAATCGCCACAATATTTGAGTTGAGAGCGAGTGAGTGTTTATGAGTGAGCGAGTGATTGAGacaaagtgagtgagtgagtgtttttCAGTGTGTACAAACAATACATTCCTCAGGTTATTGTATGGGCAAACTAGTATGAGCTAATATTGGATTACCAGTGGTATGAGGAAACTCACTGAGGGTGGGGATTTCAGACAATGTTAGAAACAGAGAAAAAAAAGCCTCTTTGTTCATGGCCTCATTGCTTGCAAGGTTTTTCTGAAGCTGTAAACACAATATCTAATATATTATTCATGGTGGTTCAATCAAGCCTACACTGTAAACGTACATAAGATACCCGGAGAAAAACGTTGCTACTACACATGCAATTTGCAGTTTGAATCTTTTATAGCCACTGCATGGAGATACAGTATCTGGCCTACACTAGTGTCTTTCTATCATCATGTCAGAATACAGCCCTTAAATAAATATAGGAGATTCATCTGGTCTAATACCATTACCAAGTTTCATTTCTTTCATCTGACTTTAGTCACAAGGACATTCCATAGTTGCTCAAACTGTAAAGGGGTAcataactggtggcagggaagtcagacacaggagagcagaactaggtagtagccggagcagtttaatccAAAAACCAACAGCATAAAAATACAACAGAATATGGGTACAAAAAACCTGTCGCGCACCAGTAAACaagtgcacaagcacttacaactaacaattccacacaaaaacatggggggaacagagggttaaatacacaacaaataatgagggaaatgaaaaccaggtgtgtaagtgtaacggatgtgaaacggctagcttagttagcgtgggcgctaaatagcgtttcaatcagtgacgtcacttgctctgagaccttgaagtagtagttccccttgctctgcaagggccgtggcttttgtggagcgatgggtaacgatgcttcgagggtgactgttgatgtgtgcagaaggtccctggttcgcgcccgggtatgggcgaggggacggtctaaaattatactgttacattgatgctgttgacccggattactggttgctgcggaaaaaggaggaaggtcaaaaggggggtgagtgtaacggatgtgaaacggctagcttagttagcgtgggcgctaaatagcgtttcaatcagtgacgtcacttgctctgagaccttgaagtagtagttccccttgctctgcaagggccgcggcttttgtggagcgatgggtaacgatgcttcgtgggtgtcagttgttgatgtgtgcagaaggtccctagttcgcgcccgggtatgggcgaggggacggtctaaaattatactgttacataggaaaacaagacaaaacaaatgaaaaatgaaaagtggattgaCGATgtctagaagaccggtgacgccgactgccgaacgccgcccgaacaaggagaggaaacgacttcggtggaagtcatgACACAAACAGTTTTCTCCTTGTTCTGCTTTTAATTTAGACATGATAGTGTGATAGAATGAAATGTGCCTTAGTGCCGTAACGAAAATAATAATATAGTATCATAATGTGTACCAGCAAGCAATATGCTAATCAAtcacaaggagaggaaccgactttggtggaagtcgtgacacagcacagttttagagaatttggcagtacattcaaccagcctcacaaccacagatcaTGTGTATCGCATTgtgtgggcaagtggtttgctgatgtcaacatggtgaacagagtgctccatggtggcggtggggttatggtatgggcaggcataagctatggacaacgaacacaattacattttatcgatgggaattgcaatgcacagagataccgtgacgagatcttgaggcccattgtcgtgccattcatttgccgacatcacctcatgtttcagcatgataatgcacagccccatgtcacaaggatctgtacacaattcctggaagctgaaaatgtcccagttcttccatggtctgcatactcaccagacatgtcacccattgactctgaatcgatgtgtacgacagtgTATTCcaattcccgccaatatccaggaacttcgcacagccactgaagaggagtgggacaacattccacaggccacaatcaacagcctgatcacctcTATGCAAATTAGATGTggtgcgctgcatgaggcaaattgtggtcacaccagatactgactggttgtcTAATCTACGCCCCTACCTttatttaaggtatctgtgacctaTAGATGCATAtcagtattcccagtcatgtgaaatccatagatttgggccaaattaatttatttcaattgactgatttcctcatatgtaCTGTAActgaaattgttccatgttgcgtttatatttttgttcagtatagtttatgCTGGCAAGAACAGCAGCATGGCACTAGTTAAAATAAAATTATGCTTATTTCAATGGGAGAAATAACTTGTAGTATTTGTCACCTTGACCTGCCAATTAGCTAATGTAACAACAAGCCGATGAGAATGACCAGTGCAACGGTGTATCAAGGTACTTGCCAACGTGAGCTGCTTCCCACTGGGCAACTGTATCACATGTCGCCGGCAGTAGCTAACGTGGCCAATTTGTCCATCCCACTGATTTGATTTAGAATAGGATAGCAGCCTACACAATAAATAATTTGTAACCATCTCGATGTCACAACTACAATGGGGAGAGTTTGTGCTGCAAGCCGGCACCGCAACAACACAGGGCACAGTGTTCTTCAATTCCACTTACTTGTTCAAGAACTGCTGTCcagcagtaaagagagggaagtagctagatagaGTAGCCAATATAAGGCCTGGGTGACAGCTAAAGCACATTTATTGCAGTGATTTTCACTGAAAATGTACAACTAAGGCATTAACGTCTACATTTTAGTTGAAGAATTACGGAATGATTCTGAACACTCTCCCAAGTCCCAATTATGGTAGCCAAGTTTCAAATTCTCGCTGAAGTTTCTAGCCACAAGCATAAACTACCTAGCTGGGAAGGACCATGCtcatctcctgtgtgtgtgtgtgttagtgaatgGGTGAGTGAGAGAACTTTTGGGAAATGTGAAGATGAATTATGTTGTTATTGCAAAGTAGAGCACTAAGATGAATTTATACATGCTCATACATGTTGTCTTTGTTTATTGAAGTGAGTTTATATAGGGATAAAATGTATAACAATGGTATAAAGATAGAAACGGTACAGGGATAGTTAATAGTGATAATTCATAAAGGCATGTGTCATGCATTTAAAAATGTTGAAAGGTTTGCCATTGCATTTGATAATGTCATTTTAAAAAGGGATAATAAATAAGAATACATATGTAGCATAAATGTAGCATGCTGGTTTACTGAACAATAGTAAAAGCTATACAAATGTAAAGAATATATTTAGTTGTGCACTTGAGAAATGCATGTGAATTGTAAATTGTTGATGATTTTATGCAAAATATGAATTACACTGATGTGAAGCTGAAGCAACCTCTGTGTGATTCATTTCTATATTCCCCCCCTTTCAGGGGTATAACAGTAGCTCTTCTCCTAGCAAGGCATTCGGGAAAACACTGTAATAGGCTACTTGTAAAGATTCTCATCCAGTAGTGCTGTCGCCTACAGCAATCTATAACTCATGCTGTTTTGCTCTGTAAATAGCCCCCAGAACACCTACCACACAAGATGACGTTGTTATGGGGATCCTGTACTGTGGGGCGTTTCATTTCACAATAATGAAACACTTTAGCGCAGGATTACATAAACCCAGAAATATGATTATTCTCAACAATTATAATCGTATCCTACAGGAAAACAACGTAATACTCACAGCCGGTCTTTTCTGAGAGATCTCTGTATTCGGGTTCATCAGGTAACGACTGTAATGCACCCATAACTCTGTAAACGCGCCAGCCGACCAATCCAGACGCATGAAAATAACGATTGGTCTCGCTCAGGACAACGCAGGTAGGCTACTGAACTCGAAACGGTGTCAGTTCAGTGGAATAGATATTCTTTCATTATCATATCCCCAACAACAAATCATGTTACAGGTCGATATGTACTGTAGGCTGCGCAAGGTCCTAATGTAAATGCATTTCAAGCTGCCAGCCTCTGCTGAGCGCGCACTTCCGCAACTTGGCTATCCAACGACACAACACTTTCTTCAACAGTGCATTATTTAGATTCCTGTGATCTAGTTCTCATACTACAGTCAGCAGTGTCCTACTTAGGCTACATTGTAGTACAGTACGACATTCAATGTTTAACGCTTTATTACATGAGCTGCATTCATATCACTTGCCCTGCAGTCCTCTGTAATGTAACCCAGTCATATAAAATACCCTGCAATATTCCATATTTTTCCATATTCCAAACGTTTGTTGAAATTGACCAATGTTGTGCCTCTAAAGTCTACCTTTAAGCCAAACCTTCCTAAAACGAATATATAGCAGTTCTGTTTTCTTGGGGAGAAGACTCAGAGCATTTTGTGTTATTCTGTGAGTAAATTTGAGACATTACATTTagtatgtatgatatgttatgttttgtgTAGTTACATAAggcagatggttacttaaggcaaaaatgaaagtagggtggttggtcagggtggatgggtaggcATATAATGCGAACGTCTAGCAACTCAAATTTTgcgagttcgaatctcatcactgacaactttagcattttagctaattagcaacttttcaactacttactactatttagctactttgcaactactcaGCATGTTAGCTAATCCTTCCCCCAACTCCAACCTTAACACTTTAACCTAATTTAGGGTGACCTGACGTCCCCGTTTTTGGTGGCCTGTCCCCGACTGGAACTGCGCTAAAAACAGACTGCAAAGTGAAATAATATTTTACGTGGCAAGAAAGACCGGACAGCAGAGTCTGTCGGTTGACGTCTCAATCGCGTTATGCTTATTTTATCCAGCAGAGGGGGCTGCTCACCATATCATCTTCATTCCCTCTTCTTCTACTAACTACTTGCTCGCGCTAGTTTTAGAGAAAACTGATGTGGAAAACTCAGCCAGAAGCTAGCAAGTGTCAAGTGAATCGACAACATCACCACAAACGTCTTTTCAAGCCAGGTAAGTTACAATCATTTGAGATACTAGCTAATTAGGTTATAATGTCACAATTTATTATATAGATAGATGATCTGCTTTATAAGGTTTTAAATAGGTtatgttagctaacattagctatgtcGACTAAGTTATCTAGTtaggttagctagctactgtcatAGTAGCTAGGTTAAAAAACGTTTGTAGATTACAATTTTAATGGTTTGGCATTATAATAAGtagtgtgaaaatatattttgaaatttTCATGGTTAACATTAgcataatgtttactgttagaGAGTGGAGAGGACAAAGACTGGATAGGAAGAAGCGTGAAAGAGTTAGAGGAAAGATAAGATATTATTACAGAGACTGCCAATGTATTATTCCAACCAATGTTTTTgagataaaatacaaaaatgaggCATGCAATGGGAATCTGTTAACCAAAGTATTTTATCTAATAGTGTACAATTTATTATTAAAGATTGGAGAAGGAAAGATTAAGGGAGTAAAAAGAGTGAAGCGAGGAGAGTATGGAAGAGTGATGTGGAAAGGTAAAGAGAAGGTAAGGAAAAAAGAGCAGGAAGAGGAGtgaagaaaagaggaggagaaagattgGAGGAGAAGAAAAAGTTAAGAGAGTAAGAAGAGTGACAcaaggagagtgaagaagagcagACAGAGGAGGTACAATGGCTCGTTCCAAGAAACTGAAATGCCATTTTAATGACAACATGAGAGAATGTCCATTTATATGCTCAGGTCAAGACGATAGAATGGTTAACTGCACCCTTTGTAATTCCTCTTTTTCAATTGGCAGCGGGGGAAGAACGGCAGTGGTAGAACATCAACAGACAAAAAAGCATAAATCTTCTCTGATTGCCCGTGTTGGTATGCTCTCTGTCACCACATTCTTCAAGAAGGTAGAGCCTTCCCAAGAAGAGTATGATTTAACTGTGCAGGAGGGATGTCTTTGCATACCACACTATGCAACACAATCATAGTTACAGATCTCTGGGCTGCACAGCACAACTGATACGGAAGCTTTATGAGCCGAAGTTTACATGTGCTAGGACAAAATGTGAAGCCATAGCGAGTAACGTGTTTACACCATGGCAAACTACTTTGGTAACACAGGACCTAGACCAGGTTGAATTTGTGTCCCTGTCCATTGATGCGTCCAATCATGGACATGTAAAGCTGCTGCCAATACTAGTCAGATATTGTAAGATATATGATGGCAACACATCTGTGGAAACAAACCTGCTTGATTTGGTTGAATTGAAAGGAGAAATAGCAGAGGAAATTGCAGCTGAGGTCCTGGTGGTCATCCAAAAATGTAACCTGGAAAACAAAGTCGTGGCATTCTCTGCCGACAACACAAATACCAACTTTGGAGGACTGAATAggctggggagggtcaatgtccataccaaAGTTAAAAATGCTCTGAAGTGGGAGGTGATTGGCTTAGGTTATCCTGCCCGCATCATTCATAACATGGCCAGAACAGCTTTGGATATGATTCCCCTTGATGGTGAGTACCTTGGAGTAGAAAGACTGAAGAGCTTTTTTTAGGACACAGAAATGTTCGCTGGCTGTCCATGTTCCCGGCTCTAGAAAGAGTGCTGAAAATGTATGTGCTATTGAAATCCTTTTTTCTTTCTGAAGACAAATGCCCTGTTGTCCTGCGAACAATGTTCAAAGATCCACTGACTGAACTGTGGCTGGCCTTTGTCCATGGAAACCTGACCGTATTCAGTGACACAATCAAGATGCTTGAAGGCCAGGACTGCTGTGCTGTGGAGTCAGCTGCAATTCTGAGAAACATTAAGGCAAAATTGACTGCAAGACGTGATGACAACTTATTCCAGTTTTGGTCAGAGGACTTCTGAGAGAGCTAGAGGAAACTGGAGCAATGTCTAAAGAGAGCTTTCTCAAAACATCCCAATCATTCTTCACTACGGCTGTGAACTACTTGCAAGCATGGTGAAAGCACACCGATAATCTAAAAGATTTACATTGTCTCCTTTTTAAAAAGGCAACCTTAGCGTGAAGAGCTCCAGAAGGCAGCAGGCACACTGCAGGGAAAATGCCCAAATGTGACCATCAATGAGGATGCATTGTTTGACGAGATTACTGGCCAGCAAAAGTTCCTAAAGGCAGGATCGCTTGAAGAATGGAAAACATCTGAGACATAGCTTAGTCAGAGATGGAGCACGGTGGTTACCCACTTTAAAGAGAACAACATCCCACACACTAACCTGGCTAGATTAGCGTCTGTTGTCATGTGCTTACCTGGAAGTTGTGCACCAGTCGAGAGAGTGTTCTCCCAAATGAATGATCTATGGACAGCAGCAAGAAATAGGTTCACTGTTCCTACCATCAAGGCTATGCTTATTGTGAAGATAAACTTCAACCTCCTCTGCCAGGAGTTCATGGAGAAGCTGGCCAAAGACATAGCAATCCTGAAGAAGATACATTCTGCTGAGAAATATTCAGATTAGGTTGGTATAAGTATATTACGTAGTTACCAATCTCATCTTATTTCTTTATTTTGTTAAGTATTTCACATATACtattgtctgttttttttctttcaattttgctcatgttctcttctgctcttattctacccagactaccaggaccactggtAGTTCAGATTggacagttctgtcttgtctgTAATGTTTCTGTAATATAGTTGTTTTTTCTATCACAGTGTGCCTGTTAGACTAAATACATGAAACCGGAATTGTCTCCCTTTTTTTATTTCATAGATAATAACATTGGATATTTTAATGATATATTGACCGCCGAACTGGAAATGTCCCCGGTTTTAATTTCAGAAATCTGGTCaccttaacctaactcctaaacttaactgtAACCCCTAACCTAGTTAACGTTAgcgagctagctaatgttagccacctagctagaattcgacATATCGTACgatttgcaaattcgtaacatattgtacatttagcAAATTCTTATTATAttgcacatttagcaaattcatatatacagtaccaatcaaaaatgtggacacacctactcattcaaggggttttctttattctactattttctacattgtagaataaaattgaagacattaaaacaatgaaataacacatggattcatgtagtaaccaaaaaagtgttaacaaatcaaagtagccaccctttgcctttatgacagctttgcacaatctcggcattctctcaaccagtttcacctggaatgattttccaacagtcttgaaggagttcccacatatgatgagcacttcttggctacttattcttcactctgtggtccaactcatcccaaatcatctcaattgggttgaggtcaggtgattgtggaggccaggccatctgatgcagcactccttcactctctttggttaaattgtcctgttgaaaaactgaaaccag harbors:
- the tescb gene encoding tescalcin b isoform X1, giving the protein MGALQSLPDEPEYRDLSEKTGFSFEQIGILHKRFKQLSHNEDTLRRDDLNTIPDLSCNPIRTQIIEAFFDKRNFHQNGEGTVQEISFEEFLVVMSHFRPPALDMTEEQREIIRREKLRFLFNMHDTDNDGTITLEEYRHVVEELLSRSGALGKETAKGIADAAMLEVASISMGHMEPDEFYEGITFEHFLKNPEREGEWMPVRGAVIINRLTPGICLLITPLYPVH
- the tescb gene encoding tescalcin b isoform X2, which codes for MGALQSLPDEPEYRDLSEKTGFSFEQIGILHKRFKQLSHNEDTLRRDDLNTIPDLSCNPIRTQIIEAFFDKRNFHQNGEGTVQEISFEEFLVVMSHFRPPALDMTEEQREIIRREKLRFLFNMHDTDNDGTITLEEYRHVVEELLSRSGALGKETAKGIADAAMLEVASISMGHMEPDEFYEGITFEHFLKILKDIEIETRMNIRFLNMDTTNLCK